Within Sorghum bicolor cultivar BTx623 chromosome 2, Sorghum_bicolor_NCBIv3, whole genome shotgun sequence, the genomic segment ttcttcattagttatattttcatagtatatatatttgatgtcataagtctttgtaattttttctataatattggttaaacttgagatgtttttatttttcaagattcttataatgacttataatttaagatGGAGAGAGTACGTAGCAAGCCTAGTGATGATGAATAGGTGGAAGATTAAGATTTGCATACATGTTAAGTATGTTTACGCTAAGCTAGTTTGAACAACCTCATGTGCCAGTGCAACCGGGCATGAGATGCCAAATCcttttcaaaaaagaaaaaaaaagatgccAAATACTTTTTCTTTCCTAAAAGTAAAGTAAAAGACAATGGGGGCACTCGTTAAAGCTTGTTGTGCTCATCAAGCTTCCAAGATTCTATCCGGCACGGTGTTGATATTGTTTTGTGCCATTGCCCCTTGCTCACATCACATCCCTTTGTTAAGCACCTCTCTCGCCGGCCAGCTTCAAGTTTGCATTGCCTTCAtcgttgctgctgctgcctgctgttGAATTCAAGAACCTTGAGCTTCGTTCATCTGGTTGGTAATAACCTGCGCATCCATCCATCCTCTCCGTCTCCGACCTGGCCTGATGATGTCTTACAGTCTCATCTTTCAAATTTCTAACTAACTAATTAACACAAAGACTTAATCTTTCCCTTGGATCTGTTTCAGTGTTGCCGTGTTGGACTGCCTCGTGCCTACGCCGTTGTCCATGGAGCTGGGCGTGGAGGCGGCGCGATGGATGatcggcaaggcgttgggcCCTGTCTCGGGCGGGGTGCTGGAGGCGTGGGCGGCCAGCACGGAGCTGGGTGGCAACATCGAGGCTCTCAGGATGGAGCTGCTGTACGCAGAGGGCATGCTCAACAACGCCCGTGGCCACGGCCATGGCCCGGGGATCAAGAACCCGGCGCTGTCGGAGCTGCTGCACAAGCTACGGGAGTTGGCGTACAGGGCCGACGACGCGCTGGATGAGGTCGACTACTTCCGCATCCAGGACGAGCTTGACGGCACCTACCACGCGGCGGAGGAGCATGACGGGGGTTGCCTTCGCACCCACGCCCTCAATGCTCGCCACGCCGCTAGAGCCATTGCAAATATGCTTGGCTTCTCCAAGTGCTCCTCCGCCTGCTTTGCTAATATTGCTAGCCATGGCAAGCCACATGAAGATACAGCAAGCACAAAGAGAGTCCCCCCATGTGGTGGACACTGGCCATGTACCGGTGGTGTCAAAGCTTCTGAGGATGATGACGACGGGGAAGAAgaaagtaaaataaaaaaatttcttttTGAAAGTAACGACGAGGAAgaaagtaaaataaaaaaactttttgaaaGTAACGAcgaggaagaagacgaagaagaTCCAAAGCAAGGAGGAGTTTGCTGGCCATGTCCAACTGACCAACTGGTGAACAACGGCTGCATGAGCAGGATCACCTCTGCTGCCAGTAGCACCATCCACACTGTTGGTAAACACCTTCCACTCCCATGCTACTCATCGGTTTCTTCTGGCCAAAATGCTGCAAACTCCAATGCTACATCCACTGGGCGTCGATTCCTCTGTTGTGCCCGAGCCAACAATAAGGCGCCACAGAGAGAGCGCgccttacaaacatcagagttgAAGTTTGATAGGGTTGAGATGTCTCGAAAGATGAAGGATATTACAGAGCAGTTAAAGCCTCTTTGTGCCAAGGTGTCCACAATTCTTAATCTAGAGTTGCTGGCAGCCAACCTAAACAGTAATAATAGCCAGTACATGGCTACGGGTCGGCCCATAACCACCTCAGAGTCTATAGAGCCTAAAATTTTTGGTAGGGACGAAGTGACAAGTAAGGTCATCAATGACATTACAACTGGAGAATACAGTCATAAGAACCTAACAGTACTTCCAATTGTTGGTCCCGGAGGCATAGGGAAGACGACTTTCACACAACACATATATAAGAAACTACATGATCATTTTGAGGTGAAACTGTGGGTATGTGTATCTGTCAATTTCAGTGCGTCAAGACTGACACAAGAGGTTGCAGATAAAATCAAAAAGGAAGGAAATGCTAGTCCAGAAAGCCGGATTGAAGAAGGAATAAAATCTAAAAGGTTTTTGCTTGTCTTGGATGATATGTGGAGTTGTAGTAATGAGGATGAGTGGAAAAGGTTCCTAGTACCCTTTGACAAAGGACAAAAAGAAGGCAGTGTTATTCTAGTCACAACTCGATTTCCTGCACTAGCACAAATGGTTAAAACAACTCATAATCCGATGATGGAACTGAAGGGTATAGACGAGGAAGAATTTGAGAAGTTATTCCTTGCATATGTGTTTGGCAACAATGGACCAACACAGGATCAAAGTAAATTACTTGACAGTGGACGTGAGATAATTAAAAAACTAAAGGGCTCACCACTTGCTGCAAAAACTGTTGGAAGATTGCTGAGAAACCACCTTGATTTGGGTCATTGGACAAGAGTTTTAGAAAGCAGAGAATGGGAATCACAGAGTGGAGACCATGACATTATGCCTGCACTGAAGCTTAGCTTTGACTATCTCCCTTTTCATCTGCAACAATGTTTTACCTATTGTTCATTGTTTCCAGAAGATTACAAATTCAGTGAAGAAGAGATAATTCACTTCTGGATTGGACTAGATGTTTTGCATTCACGTGGTGAAAATAAAAAAGCTGAAGATATAGGACTAAGCTATTTGATAGAGTTGATTAATCATGGATTTTTTAAAAAGGAAGAATATGATGATGGACTCACTTATTATGTTATTCATGATCTAATGCACGAATTAGGGCTAAAGGTTTCAGCAGATGAATGTCTTAGCCTATATAGTTCAAATGTGAGATCGATACAAATCCGACCATCGATCCGCCACTTGTCCATCAACATAGATGACTCAAGTGTCAATGATAGAAAGGCTTTTGATACTTGTAAAGAAGATTTTAGTATGCTCGGAGAAAGATTAAGAGTTGAGAACCTGCACTCATTGATGTTATTTGGAAAATGCCAAGGTAGCTTTGCAAAGACTCTACATGGTTTGTTTAGTAAAGCAAAATCCCTTCGTGttattttgatatctggaggatTCTATAGCATGGAAGATTTATTGCACAGCTTTCCGGAACTCATCCATCTTCGGTATCTTCGGGTGCATGACAATTGGTTGTATGGAGAAAGCAATAAACTGGTAGCCTCCAGCAGTGTTTCAAGATTTTATCACATGAGGGTCCTAGACCTGCGAGGATGCCAAGACAGCCACAATTTAAAAGGAAATATGACTAAGCTTGTAAAACTTCGTCATTTTCCTGGTGGAGTGCACTCATGGATTGCGGAGGTGGGGAAACTGAAGTCACTACAAGAGCTAACAAGATTTGAGGTTAGAAGAGAAAGCCACGGATTTGAATTGAGCCAGATAGGACATCTGCTAGAGCTTTGCGGATCGTTGAGCATTGATAATCTTGAAAATGTTGAAGGAAGGGATGGAGCAGATGAAGCAAAGTTAATGCACAAGAAAAACTTGAACGAGCTAATATTAAATTGGAAGAAAGGAATGTCTAACAAGGATCCTCAGCGTGAAGAACAAGTCCTTGAAGGTCTCAAGCCACATAGCAATCTTCAGAAACTAAGTATTAGAGGGCATGgaggtggtacttgtccttcttggctaGGTCCGAACCTGTCGGTTCACAGTCTGGAATCTCTTAGTCTAGATAGCGTGGACTGGAAAACATTTCCACCTATAGGTGATGAGTTTCAGCTAGTTAATATGGGCGATGAAGGAAAACTGGGTAATAGCCGTAGCCAACACTTCATGAATTTGAAAAGAATAGAGCTTGCTGGTTTAAAAAGGCTGGAAAGATGGGTTGTTGGTGGCAGTGGTGAATTGTTATCCCATTTAGAAGTACTCATCATTAAATTTTGCCCTGAACTCGTTGAGTTGGCATTTTCAGACAGCAAACAAGATCGAAAAGCATGGCCTCTAAATCTACGAGAGCTCGTGATCAAGTATTGCCCAAAGATGTCATCCATGCCTCCTGTTCCTTGGAGAAGCACTCCGTGCTCTGTTGAGATATCACAAGTTGGTTTAGGCTTTGGGTTAAGATACGGAAAGTTTTATTTTGGATCTACAACATTAGCCTTGGAAATTGTCAATCTAGATAGTAGTGCGCCGTTTTGGAGGATCTTGGACTTTAATAACCTAAAAGAAGTAAAGGAATTCAGGATTGAGGCACGCCATGCCTTTGATGGGAGACTCTGGATGAAGCCTCGTGGTACCAGTGGGAAGGAACTGACACAAGTTCTCTCTTACATGCCGAAGCTCTCAGGTTTGAGTATTGAGGGATGTGAGAAGATAACAGGGTTAGGTGTGGTGGAGCAGCAGGAGGCGGTGACGGCATGTTACTCTAGCAGGAGTagagaagaagaggaggaaaTAGAAGCAGCAGAGGAGGGGTTGCTGCTCTTGCCTCTCAAACTACAAAAGTTACGGATTCAGGATTGTCCAGAGCTAAGCCTCCGGCCCCTCCACTCTGGGCTTCAGACTCTGTGCTCCCTCAGTTCCTTGACGATTTTTATGTGCCCCAAGTTTTTCAGCTGCTATATAGATAAAGCCTCGTCGTCCTCTTCTAGTTTCCCATTGTTCCCAACCTCCCTGCAATCCCTCTTCCTTTATGGAATGGATCTAAGAGGCGTGAGCTTGGGGCCTCACGGCTGCTTGCAGAAATTAACCGTCGTAAAAACCACCAATTCCTTCTT encodes:
- the LOC8064669 gene encoding putative disease resistance protein RGA4; this translates as MELGVEAARWMIGKALGPVSGGVLEAWAASTELGGNIEALRMELLYAEGMLNNARGHGHGPGIKNPALSELLHKLRELAYRADDALDEVDYFRIQDELDGTYHAAEEHDGGCLRTHALNARHAARAIANMLGFSKCSSACFANIASHGKPHEDTASTKRVPPCGGHWPCTGGVKASEDDDDGEEESKIKKFLFESNDEEESKIKKLFESNDEEEDEEDPKQGGVCWPCPTDQLVNNGCMSRITSAASSTIHTVGKHLPLPCYSSVSSGQNAANSNATSTGRRFLCCARANNKAPQRERALQTSELKFDRVEMSRKMKDITEQLKPLCAKVSTILNLELLAANLNSNNSQYMATGRPITTSESIEPKIFGRDEVTSKVINDITTGEYSHKNLTVLPIVGPGGIGKTTFTQHIYKKLHDHFEVKLWVCVSVNFSASRLTQEVADKIKKEGNASPESRIEEGIKSKRFLLVLDDMWSCSNEDEWKRFLVPFDKGQKEGSVILVTTRFPALAQMVKTTHNPMMELKGIDEEEFEKLFLAYVFGNNGPTQDQSKLLDSGREIIKKLKGSPLAAKTVGRLLRNHLDLGHWTRVLESREWESQSGDHDIMPALKLSFDYLPFHLQQCFTYCSLFPEDYKFSEEEIIHFWIGLDVLHSRGENKKAEDIGLSYLIELINHGFFKKEEYDDGLTYYVIHDLMHELGLKVSADECLSLYSSNVRSIQIRPSIRHLSINIDDSSVNDRKAFDTCKEDFSMLGERLRVENLHSLMLFGKCQGSFAKTLHGLFSKAKSLRVILISGGFYSMEDLLHSFPELIHLRYLRVHDNWLYGESNKLVASSSVSRFYHMRVLDLRGCQDSHNLKGNMTKLVKLRHFPGGVHSWIAEVGKLKSLQELTRFEVRRESHGFELSQIGHLLELCGSLSIDNLENVEGRDGADEAKLMHKKNLNELILNWKKGMSNKDPQREEQVLEGLKPHSNLQKLSIRGHGGGTCPSWLGPNLSVHSLESLSLDSVDWKTFPPIGDEFQLVNMGDEGKLGNSRSQHFMNLKRIELAGLKRLERWVVGGSGELLSHLEVLIIKFCPELVELAFSDSKQDRKAWPLNLRELVIKYCPKMSSMPPVPWRSTPCSVEISQVGLGFGLRYGKFYFGSTTLALEIVNLDSSAPFWRILDFNNLKEVKEFRIEARHAFDGRLWMKPRGTSGKELTQVLSYMPKLSGLSIEGCEKITGLGVVEQQEAVTACYSSRSREEEEEIEAAEEGLLLLPLKLQKLRIQDCPELSLRPLHSGLQTLCSLSSLTIFMCPKFFSCYIDKASSSSSSFPLFPTSLQSLFLYGMDLRGVSLGPHGCLQKLTVVKTTNSFFSGPESSILSSSIHLSSLETDDVAGALAAPICRFLSSSLTKLFLRKNEEMECFTEEQDQALQLLTSLQHLKFDHCEKLQSLPAGLHRLTSLETLEIEFCPSIRLRLLPKNALPNSLQKLTISFNSAIRTLPKDGLPDSLQELHIQYCPSIRALPKGGLPTSLKLLEVSGGSEDLKRQCSNLVGTVPIVKLD